TCATGGCCTCTATCCCCATCATCTCAATCATTGTTGAGGCCAGCACTGTTCACTTCCTCACTACTGACACCCTCCTTCCATCTTTCAACCCCATTCCTTCTGTGGTTACCTCTGGAAGAAACTGATTCTCACCCCTCCAGAGTCGCTCACACACTTAACAGTTGTGAACGCCATAGCTCTCTAAGCTTCGATCTTCCATTCACCATGACGTCTGCAGCTATAAATCTGCTCAATCGTACGCCACCTGCGGCTTTGATGTCCATTACATTCTGCGTGAGAGTCAGTTCAATTCTGTAACTGTGATCCCCAGACAAACCTTTGTGTTCCCACACTGCGATAGCCACCATTTTTACTCCCTTCTCCGCCCCTGCCTCAGCTggtctgctgctgaagccctcgtCCATTCCTTTGATACCTCCAGACTCGACTCTGATCCATAAATACAAGACCATTCCAAACCTTCGCTGCCAGtaccctaacttgcaccaagtcccgttcacccatcaccattaccctttcatgggatgtaggcgtcgctgacgaggccagtatttattgcccatccctaattgcccttgaactgagtggttgttgggccatttcagagagcagtttaagagtcaaccacataactgctgtggagttacatgtaggccagaccgggtaaggatgcgtttttacaacaatcgatgatggttgtcatggttaccattactgagactagctttcaactccagatttacTTAACCAAGTTTAAACTCCacaagctgctgtggtgggatttgaatctgtggccccagaacactctgctcTGGATTTATCCAGTAActttaccactacgccaccatctcccacacttgaAGAATGAaatgaacgcattggagagagtatgcAAGAGATTTTAgaaaaatgattccagggatgagaaacttcagctatgaggatagataggagaagttgggacagttttccttggagaggagaagggatttgatagaggtattcaaaatcatgagggggctggacagtgtagatagggagaaactgttcccatttatgaaaggatcgagaacgagagggtacaattttgaagtgatttgcaaaagaagcaaatgcgaggtgagaaaaaaactttttcacactgagtggttcgggtctggaatgcaatgcctggaagtgtggtggaggcaggttcaattaaggcattcaagaggacgttagattgcttctatttaaataatcacgtgcagggttatggggcaaagacaggggaatggcactgagtcataatgctcgttcggagagctggtgcagatgcgatgggccgaatggcctccttctgcaccataacaattctgtgaatcaATGCTCAGTGACTCCCAGAGCCACcaacacctccattttaaaatgttcACACATACAGGGACTGAAGAGAACTGGGGATTAGGATAATGGATTGTCCAAAGGGTGGTGAATTTGTTAACTTGAAATTGTTAATTTGAAATTTGGGATTggggtagatttttgttagccaaatcTATCACCGGAATGGGACAAAAgtaggtatatggagttaggtaggtcacagatcagccatgatttcatggAATGGTGCagaacagctcaccaccaccttctcgaggacaattagcGATGGACACTAAAATGCAGGCctcgccagtgacacccacgtcccatacatgaatttttaaaagtctcgaggggctaaatggcctcttgcTGTTCATCGGTtccagtgctcagtgtgacacggAGCCATGGGAAAGATCCCAGGGGCGTCATCCCTAGTTTGTGCACCCTTACAGCAGCGTTGTCCAATATGTTAGTCACCGGCCAAACATGCCGAATTGGGAATCCAGATCTGGCTAATTGCATTTGCGATTAACGGTGTGAGCTTTTCACATTTTTGTGCCTTTGTGGGTGAAATGGTAAAACGAAAAGCAGAGCGTGCAAGTGTTTTTTGATCATTGTGAGTGTTTTATTTCCTTGGTTACTGAATGGTGGCGAATGTTAAACATACAGATGCGAAGTACAGTTTCCTGTCTTGCGTgagaagcaatttttaaaaaaaaaaaatactgcatgtgtctgcatgtgtgtggttAGTGAGCAATATTTCTTTTGAACAATACCTGCTGCAGTAAAATCACTGAGGTATTAGGCCTTGAGCTAGGGAGGGAACAATAAGCAGGTCACCAGGTGAGTCCTGCTGAAAGCTAGGTCTGAATCATAGTATCATACACAGcccagaagaggccattcagcgcaCGATGTCTATGCTAGCTCTTTTGACAGTGCTAATTAGCCCTgttgtcctgccttttccccatcgtatcctggccattttttttttctcaagtatttatccaatttcctttgggaagttgctgttgaatttgcttGCTCCATCCTTTCagccactgcattccagatctctTCAGTCGCTGCATTAAATAATTAAATCTTCGTCTCCTGTTAATTACCTTTAAATCTGTGGTTCCCAAACTCCTAGTGGAAATAATTctccctaactcagcccaaaaaCCTCGAATACCTCTGCTAACCCCCTCCCATAACCTACTCTGCCCCAAGGAGAGCGATTCCAAGCTTCTTGTGGTCTCTCCACCCAACTAAGTCTCTCATCACTGGTACCATTCTCGTACGCctcctctgtactccctccaagATCCTGACGTTCTTTCTAAAGTATGAATGAATGGGGTTTTGAGGTTACTTTTATAGGCTTGTTAAAAGTCCACGTTAATGTTTGTGCTGTTTTCAGACAGCAGAGGTTAGACCTCCTAACTTGCAAGCTTGACTTGATGTGCCAAGTGACGTTTATTGAATTTGTTTTAGGCACCCGGATTATTTACGATCGGAAATTTCTTATGGAGTGTCGCCATTCCCCAATTGCCAAGACCCCACCTCGCTACCTCCCGCACATCCCAGGTGTAACTACCCCTGGCGCTGCCGATGACACCAAGGTGGAAGCGAATGATGTTGGCCACTGTGGTGATAACAACcgtgaggggaaatcagccaccGGTGAGATTTTCCAATATTTAAATCACAAGAGTGATTGGTTGAAGCTTAACAAGGTTTTAGTCCTGAAATTTATACATGTTAAGGTGGAAGTGATGGGTGATAACAAAGACCAGTATCGATtaactgtgggtttacctacaccacatacacggcagcggttcaagaaggcagttcaccaccaccttctcaagggcagttagggatgggcaataaatgctggcctagccagcgacaccctcatcccatgaatgaataaccaAAAAAACAGCAGCATGTAATTTCAGTTACTGTGTTCTCCGGTCTGGTTAGTGTGACCATAACTGTTGTATTTGGTATTAAATGTATCTGCACCACTCTTGTGCATATGTGCATTGCACTCTCTTATTTctccctcctacacacacactttcttgTGTACCCATTTGCCATTATTATTGTTTCCTTTACTTCTGCTCATCTTCCTAAAATGTTTCTCCTTTCTTTTCCCTCTCATTCCCCTCCCTGTTGGTACATCCCTTCCTGGGCCATGCACCCTTCCCCTTGACTCAGGAGTTCATTGCACCCCTACGATTTCTGCCCTTCAGCCTTGCGCTTGTGACGAATATCTCGTTCATGTTAATACTTTAGAGATAATGTTTAGCTCTGAGAAGATTGTTGTTGTAAAGATAAAGTAACTAAGTAGCTGGGCTTTAGAGATTGCCAGACACCTAAAAGAACATGGCAGTTCAAAAGGTTACCCATGTTTGTTTCATCGAGTCAGAAGAGATGcagccataaaacagcaggtgagcttacttagctggagaactggagacATGGTGTCTATgctgcttgcaaagaagtgcagtccagagagatgttttgttttgggagttaagaGCTAGGTTCGTTTAAAAGTGAACCCTGAAAGGCAACATCATCGAAGAGATGAGTGGAGCTTAAGGTTTTCTGTTCTCAATTTATCTGAGTGTTCTGGAGCAGAGGAAGAGGATACAAAATAAATGTtgctgttagcaggctccagTCAGTTACGGCTCAGAAGTCCTGGATAGCTGAGAAGGTGGCGGAAGGTCAGTGGTTCCATGCCAGGCCGCTAGGActcagagaagccctgggagTCATTTATAGCTCAGTAAAACTGGGAGACTGGAGTTTGGAGAAACCCAAGGGCAGTTAGAAGCAggagtgcagctttgtgaatcccacagaacacagtctcaggaggagagattgaactaTCTGGAGGTGAGCAGTTGTTGAAGTCAGAGCGGCTTTTGAGGGAACTCGGAGGCTGGATCTTCGAAGGTGAAGAGTTGAAACCCCCTGAGGGAGATAAGAGTTTTACTGAGATATTGTGACTCACGGTGgtcactgatgtctgggtgggccttaataaATCCCTGGGGTCTCtcttggtcgcatctgccatttaatgtgcagtgtaGCATGTTTAAATAAAAAATCCAAATATTACTTAAACgggaatgactgcagaattccgaggtgcagagggatctaggcgttcttgtgcatggatcacaaaaagttagtgtgcaggtacagcatgtaatcaagaagcctaatggaatgctgtcctttcttacaagaggaattgaacataaattaaggatgttatgcttcagttatacagggcattggtgagaccgcacctttattactgtgcagttttggtctccttatttaatgaaagATGTAAGGTGGTTCtgaggaagtttactagattgatacctggaatgagtgggttgtcttatgaggaaagtttggacagactgggcttgtttccactggagtttagaagagtgaggggtgacttgattgaagtatacaagatcctgaatggtctcgacatggtggatgtggaaaggatgtttcctcttgtgggtgagtccagaactagggggcactgttttaaaattagggttgcCCTTATCgattggagatgaggagaaagtttctctgagggttgtgtgactttggaactttctgcctcaggaggcggggccagtgaatatttttaaggcagaggtaggtagattcttgttgggcaagggagtcaaaggttaccgggggtaccaacagatcagccatgatcttattgaatggctcgaggggctgaatggcctacttctcctatttcatatgtttgtatgaccacagtttgcctattaattcatatttacctcatactctaacattcagaattggtataagatagatattgtagattTGTTTTACCTTTCTTACTTTCTATAGTAAAGTTTATcctgtttgtttaaaaccataagaatcttgtggctttattctcctagtgggtaactgggatttcaaactttggctactttaaacaaaaggctactggtccctaaccagatcataACACATGGTAATGGTTAGAGACCCACTGGTGCCTCATACAGTTTTTAACCAGGCGTACAGCCATTGGCTTGAATGGGATTAACCTACCTGGGTGAAACCAGTTCAACTCAAATCTGTCATTATAAAAAGGAGAAAATCCTGTCTCGACAAAAGAAGATTGAAACCTGATGGACAGACTCCAGGTGTTAGGGAGAGTGGTCATGGAGCAGGGTGGGGAggcaggttgggtgggtgagAAATCCTATCCATCAAAGTTCATTGGCATTACACGGATTGTATTTCCCTCTCCTACCCTATCTGTTACGGCCTTGAAGAATTCTGAGATTTATCTGGCACAATCGTGCCTCTTTGAAATTAATGCTGGCAACCTTTCCTCTTAATCTAGATGTGGTAATTCCACCCTTTAATTTATGACTGTCTCAGTATTTTGCTCCCACAGGGGGTTAAACCCAACCCATGGCCCCTATCcttccaattttaaaattctcattctcccTCCTGCTTAAGTTGCTTCGACCATGTGAAAACCAACACAGTGCCTATGGATGATGTTGTCCAGGGGCAACATTGTGGCTGCGAAataggtggtgagggaggggtcgaggatagatccttgggggacaccatggttacggtgcaggagcaggaaggaaAGCCATTGCAGTCGATTCTCTGGCTACCATTAGGTGGGTCAGAATGGAACCAGCTGAGAGCCGCCTCCATCCAGCTGGGTGACAGTGGAGATGGCCGGAGGAGGATTGTGTGGTCAAACGCGTCAAAGGCCGGTGACTTTGGTAAGAAATAAAAAcggaacatgctggaaatactcaaacaggtcaagcagcatcagtggagagaaagagttaatgtttcaggtcaggagTGACCTGGTAAGAGCTGTTTTGCTACtattggcagaggcagaaacctgattggagggattcaaacatggtgCTCCATGAAAGATGGGCGGGCACTCAGCAGAGCTCTCAACCACTTCAAGATTCACTTCCTCTTGATTATCCTTCACTCCAGTACTGGCAAACACGTTAAATACCTTCACTACGGTTTTAATTGTTTATGAATTGACAGGTTGTCCTCTCCATGGACATATCTTGCTTTTACCGATTCTTTTGATTGCTCCTCTTAAAATACTTTTCTTCCTCCTCATGTGTTAACATTATTTTctcgtgctccctctctcctttcctcatTTCTGATCTTAACCTCTCGTTTTTCTCGTTCTGTTCCAGTTGTCAGGGGCAACAACCGGTATGGTGAGTTGCCGTGGGGAACTGGGCTGTGCCTGCAGTTTACCTGTTCGTGGGCACCTTGAGCTGGAAATGCTGGGAGGACTGGCTGCTCCGTGCAGCAGAATCTCTGCATCTCCCACTCTGAAGCGCTGACAAGATCTGAGTGGCTGATCAGCATTCTGTGCTGCAgccgcctctctctcccttaagGTAGCTATCCCCTGAAGGCCTGCCTCACCTTTTAAACtgctggggggctgggggggtggtggtgggagggtggaacTTTTGCAGGACACTGTTGGCCACTCATTCTTCCCCCCCAGTGCACAATCTCGGCCATTAGTCCAGTGTGACAccgcgggagtgctgcactgtcagatgagcTGCTAAACCGAGGCCCCGTCTACCCTTGTGAAAGATCCTGTGGTATTTGAAGGAATTTAGGCACGTTTCCCGTGCTGtcttgtcctgaccaatatttatccctcaaccaacatgactTAAAACAGGTCACCTCGTTGTTACCGCATTGCtgatgtgggatcttgctgtgcgcacattGGCGCTGCATTACCTACATTGCATCACTTAGCACTTCACTGGCtgtggagtgatgtcctggaaggtgctatataaatgcacatctttatttttctttttcctaTCTGCCTTTTATCGTCCAGTGCTTCCTGACACAGCTACGAGATTACTCCATTTGCTTGTCAATGTCAGGTGaactgactggaattttccacttGGCCGGGTGAGGGGGCTGTGATTTCCCCCCCTCGCTAACACAAATGGGCAGGCTGGTCACAACCCGGGCCAACAGAGTTATCGGAAAACTGCAGCCAGTGACACGAATTGTGTCAATACGTCTTCCTCAGCAGGACTTGAGGCGCTGGCCTTCCCCGGGGTAGTGAGGAAAGTGTGTGGGCGGATTTTAAATAGGCACCAATTCTGTGGGCATGGCTGGTTGGAGAAGGCGTTGGGGGCTGTTAGTGGGTAGGCTGAGGAACAAAGAGGGTGCGagcttgtgggggggtgggggggggggcgacagGTGAATACTGTGCTTCTTGCCCATCTTTGAGGATTTGCTGGAACAGTTTAGCACCTTTGCCCATCAGTCCCCCAGCCAGGCTGGAACCTGGCCAGCCAATCGCAGAGTGATGTGAGACAGGGTTAATGGAAAGGGATCCATGGCCTAGATAGGGCCCTGAAAGCCATATCTAAAACCGGATACTCTGGTCGATGCCTTATTCCCAAAGCTCCCACAGCCTTTTATCGGTTAATATGACAGACTGGGTTTTGTGGCTGAGACACAAAGTACAGCTTTGTGTTTAACACCGTTCCTTTCCTCTCTGGTTAAAACACCAGGGGATTTGATTTTCGGTCCACCATGGGGGCACCAGCTCCCCAGCTCCATTCCACACTGCACCCACCCTCCCGGGCCATTTTCCTGGAGACTGGACgtaagggggaggaggggctggggggCAGCAGCAGAGATACTTGCCCACAAACCGTGGGGAGCCAATTAAgaatcaactgcattgctgtgggtctggagtcacatgtgggccagaccaggtaaggatagcagatttccttctctgaaggacattagtgaaccagatgggttcactaatctgcctgacaaatctgttagaattctttgaggaggtaatgagtaggttagacaaaggagagccaatggatgttatctacttggacttccagaaggcctttgacaaggtgccgcacaggaggctgctcagtaagataagagcccatggtgttagaggcaaggtactagcatggatagaagattggctgtctggcaggaggcagagagtggggataaggggatccttctcaggatgacggccggtgaccagtggagttccgcaggggtcagtgttgggaccacaacttttcactttatacattaatgatctagatgaaggaactgagggcatcctggctaagtttgcagatgatacagagataggtggagggacacgtagtattgaggaggtggggaggctgcagaaggatttggacaggttagaagaatgggcaaagaagtggcagatggaatacaacgtggggaagtgtgaggtcatgcactttggtaggaagaacagaggcatagactattttctaaatggggagagaattcagaaacctggagtgcaaagggacttgggggacctagtccaggattcacttaaggttaacttgcaggttgagtcgatggttaggaaggcaaatgcaatgttggcatttatttcgagaggacaagaatataaaagcagggatgtgctgctgaggctttataaggctctggtcagaccacatttagaatattgtgagcaattttgggccccatatctcaggaaggatgtgctggccctggagagggtccagaggaggttcacgagaatgatcccaggaatgaaaggcgtaacatatgaggaacgtttgaggactctgggtctatattcgatggagtttagaaggatgaggggggatctgaaacTTAGggtattgaaaggcctggatagagtggacgtggggaagatgtttccattagtaggagagactaggacccgagggtacagcctcacagtaaagggaagatcttttaagaacagagatgaggagaaacttctttagccagagagtggtgaatctgtggaattcattgccacagaaggctgtggaggccaggtcattgagtgtatttaagaccaagatagataggttcttgattggtaaaggggatcaaaggttacggggagaaggcggttgagaaacttatcagccatgattgaatggcggagcagactcgatgggccgaatggcctaatttctgctccatgTCTAATGGGTTTTtttaacaatcgatgatagtttcatggtcaccgttactgagactagctttcaattccagatttattaatcgaatttaaattccaccagcttctgcggtgcgatttgaactcatgaccaagagcattagcctgggcctctgggttaccagtccagtgacattaacactacGCCACTGTATCCCTTTGAGATTCAGGGAATGGTGACCTTCCCACAGTGTAGGCCTCTGACCCCCATTTGAACCTGAAGGCAGGGTTCAGAAGGCCACAGGGTAAATCCTGCTTAACTACTTTTTAATTAACCAGTGGTTCATAAAAATGAAATGCATCCTgttgtctcctctctctccacagccttGCACCTCTCCATCACTGCAGCCACCCCCAACGTTACAGTCCCTCTCGAACTCTCTCTTGCTGTCAACCCCCTTTATCCCCCAGCATTAATGGCTGAACATTCAGCCCTGCTGTCTAGACTCTGTCCCTGAATTCCGCTGCCTTGCTTCTCCTGTCTACTTTTTAAAAGAACCTTTAAAACTCACCCTTTTTTTGGATCTAATCTTAATTCAGTTGTTCGGAACCCCTCTCCAAAGGTTCCCATTACCATTTGTAAAACACCTCGGGACGCACGACGTATTAAAGGTATTTTATCTAAATACTTAAGCCGTTGCAGTACTAAAAACTTGGTGTAAACGAGGGCGGTTTAGTGAAGATCCCCCAGTTACATTATGGCTTTTCAGCAGGACActtatggttttttttttacttggtATGTGAGTGCGCAAGTACAAGCAAGCCTCAGCTCATTGGttgcactctcgcctctgaatcagaaggttgtgggttcaagtaccAACCCAAGGACTGAAGAACATAATCCAGACTGAAACAGCGGCAGAGACAGCACCCGGTGAGAGCTGCTCTCTTGGAGGCGCAACCATTCGGATGAAGCATTGAACCAAGGCTCTAGTTGCATCCTGAGGTCAATGCAAATGATCCCGAAGTCGAGCAGGGGacttctccccagtgccctgaccGATTTTTACCCTGTAACCAACATCTTGAAAATacctgcagatgcaggaaatcagaaataaaaaacagGTTGTGAAGGAAAGTCACTGAgctgaaacatgaactctgtttctcctcccccccaccccaccccattgatactgagtattttcagcattctcTGCTTTTAATAGCACTGAAACAGGTTTTCTGGACCCTTAattcattgatgtttgtgggatcttggtcTCCTTGCTTAAAAAGAttgacttgaatttatatagcacctctcgcAATCCCGACATTCCACTGGAGCCAGTGGCGGGGGTCACTGTTTGGAGTGTCAGCAGCTGGTGTGTGCACAGGTGACCCTCGGCACGTCCCACTCGAGAGGTGCTCGGGAACTGATGGCACAGTCCCAGAGCAAATGACTGCATTTGTCACGTCTGCTGTGGCATGGATGCAAACAAATGCAGTGGGGCCAACTGAGCAAGTGTCAGCCTAGTCTTTGTGCCTGCATCTCTGGAGTGAGTCTCGGACCCACAACATTCGGTTCACCGGTGACTACACCGTAAGTAATTCGCTGGCTGTGAAACGTCCCAAGGAGGTGCaggctgctatataaatgcaaactctttGACCTTTTTCTCACTCCAGTAAAATCCCTGGTGTGTGTCTAAATTAGGTATGTGAAGCCAGCCCCTATAATGTGGGTCTGCCTCCCATTGGCACTGATATGATGTGAGTTGTTAGGCTgagaaaagaacttgcatttgtatagcacctttcatgaccaaagGACATCCCAAgtgtactttacagccaatgcagtgCCTTTTTggtttgaagtatagtcactgttgtaatcttaggaaatgaggcagccaatttgcactttccaaggtccaaaAAAACAGCAATGAATGAATCTGTTTTAGTCACACAAGTGGAAGGTTAAATGTTTTGCAGGACACTTTTGCTGCTGTGCgaaatagtggccatgggatctcTCGCACCCACCTGAGGGAGCAGATGGGACCtcgggtttaatgtctcatccaaaaggcagcacctctgacagtgctgcatcccctcagtgctgcattggagtgtcaacctagatctTGTGCTGAAATAGGGCTTGGAACCCCTGGCTAGGGTCACAGTTGATTATTGTCTCTGTGTGCAACCAGGTTGTGTGATTTATCCTCTGCTTAAGCTTCGGCCGCCCCTCCTACCTTTGACTCAATGCTTGCCTCTGCAGGCCCCACTTAAAATAGTTAACGCACCAAAATATTGGCGggtgactctctctcttttttctccaGGGGAGGATGCTCAGTTTGAGATGGACATCTAGGCTCTCCGTACGCTGACTGCCAACTCCCCCTTCCTCGACGCCTCGAAGACCTGGCTTGTGGTTCCAAACTCCCGAGGCCTTTGCAGCGGTACACCAGCTCTCCCTGAAATCtgccaaaaaaaaagaaaaggaagttaACACCAATAAAGCCTGTGGCCAGTGGTTAATCCTGCAACAGTCACACATCGGCCACACGATGTTAAATCATGTTTTTTGCGATGAAATAAGTTGGTCCTAATTTCTCACCAAATTCTTGGAAATAATGGGGGAGGAGGCAGTGGGAATCACCCCTTTTCTTTTCCCTGAAAGGTGAAAGTTTTGTTAAAGAACAAAAGAGAATTCTTTTTTAGACGATTTGTACGCAAAGCAATATTGAAGCAGTTCCCATGATACAGCACGATATatatccatatatatatatatataaatatatgtgtatatatatatataaaaacagctGACAATAATGTTTAAATTGAGTTTTGAAAAGGGTTTTGGTACAGAGCCATGTTGTGTACTCATTTATTTTCTGGGGATACTGTTTTGAGGTTCTGTGAAACCCTGTTGCAAGCTCCTTGCTTAACGATTTTAATTATAATCCATTGAACTCCCAAGCTGCcggtgtatttttttttattttaaagctaACGTTCCGCAAGTTTTATTTTCAAAGCGATGTGTTTTGGTGATGAAGGTGCTGCATCGTCGGCTGTCTTGACATTTCTTCTGCCGCTCCACCCCCTCTTTGTCTTCAGGATGGGAACGCACGTCCCACGCGCTTTTACTCCTGTGAATAGGAAACCCTGCCGGCCCTGGTGGGGTTCAAGTAAATAAGTGTCTCGGATCTGATTGGGCAGAGGATGGGGATGTATGTGCTCCGCAGATTCCACAGTGGATCCCGCTAGGAGCTGTGTGACATTCGTACAGTGTTCAACTGATGGTTACGATTTGCAATCCTTCTTT
The DNA window shown above is from Carcharodon carcharias isolate sCarCar2 chromosome 28, sCarCar2.pri, whole genome shotgun sequence and carries:
- the LOC121270847 gene encoding eukaryotic translation initiation factor 4E-binding protein 2-like; this translates as MSASCQQSECRVIPTRRVILNDATQLPHDYCTTPGGTFFSTTPGGTRIIYDRKFLMECRHSPIAKTPPRYLPHIPGVTTPGAADDTKVEANDVGHCGDNNREGKSATGEDAQFEMDI